Proteins found in one Salvelinus alpinus chromosome 11, SLU_Salpinus.1, whole genome shotgun sequence genomic segment:
- the LOC139533660 gene encoding tetraspanin-8-like, whose translation MGRMNIWVKRAFICVCVLIGIISTLLLAITLFGHGYFHQSKEIDKVLPGITVLYVLEAATLALSIFGVYGARKEKKWALILFSVGMSLASLYLFAACVKGYQSKHKMEELSRKEDLAMMPFSGAKQKDIEEMYYFQANFKCCGLVQGYQDWGTDIPLSCLCSDEDSTDFKCVAPGNNTRFVNHYPNSNLSEDDDHKALMDEHMLVFKEPCLPILISFTGYGISLMIGTLVALNTLWDIGVALAITILCQMRRKFDVPPVIFTSQPPQYRELCDTAESV comes from the exons ATGGGAAGAATGAATATCTGGGTAAAACGGGcgttcatttgtgtgtgtgtcttgatcGGG ATCATCAGCACCCTCCTGCTGGCCATCACATTATTTGGACATGGGTACTTCCACCAATCAAAAGaa ATAGACAAGGTGTTGCCAGGGATAACAGTTCTGTATGTCCTAGAAGCAGCAACCCTGGCCCTTTCAATCTTTGGGGTCTATGGAGCTCGCAAGGAGAAGAAGTGGGCTTTGATTCTG TTTTCAGTAGGTATGTCACTGGCCAGCCTATACCTGTTTGCAGCTTGTGTGAAAGGATATCAAAGCAAACACAAG ATGGAGGAGTTAAGCAGAAAGGAAGACCTAGCCATGATGCCTTTCAGTGGAGCGAAACAAAAGGATATAGAAGAGATGTACTACTTTCAAGCTAAC TTCAAATGCTGTGGGCTCGTACAAGGCTACCAAGACTGGGGCACAGACatccccctctcctgtctctgttctgatgagGACTCAACAGACTTTAAATGT GTTGCTCCTGGTAACAATACAAGATTTGTTAATCACTATCCCAACAGTAATTTGTCTGAGGATGATGACCACAAGGCTCTAATGGATGAGCACATGCTGGTATTTAAAGAG CCATGTCTTCCCATCCTGATCTCTTTCACGGGCTATGGAATCAGCCTGATGATAGGAACATTAGTAGCACTTAACACATTATGG GATATTGGAGTTGCCCTGGCCATCACAATACTCTGCCAGATGAGAAGAAAGTTTGATGTGCCACCTGTGATCTTCACCTCTCAACCACCTCAGTACAGAGAGCTGTGTGACACAGCAGAGAGTGTCTGA